In Pseudophryne corroboree isolate aPseCor3 chromosome 3, aPseCor3.hap2, whole genome shotgun sequence, a genomic segment contains:
- the TMC8 gene encoding transmembrane channel-like protein 8 → MTEEHSGTWNSSDTWWWSKAKYSDLRDMPLPMKDKRRLRELRQTRDNRDSFWILWTPKHCFCLRTAWIKGLYLLVKVKLWQKTLIAIRGRFGSSISSYFSFLRLLLLLNFASLILTTGFVIFPIMFLNQSEHRQGYFVSCGNSSTSQKQSAVLDIFTGEGIMEHTFLFYGHYTDMTVQGSWFNIRLAYLLTPLIFLLICGLGLLQCLIKGITQRRVRSRDYKTPISSKVFSGWDFCVRGSGTSILKQQSLSNDLKSDLAEKRWYWEIAEQSLGKRVRVIILSVILNCIILALIGGSFYSIYLATGISQDYQERPAGPALSLVIQYLVPIVISLVLLILPHLFMLLVRFEGMSPRAEITLTLIRCVFLRLGVLVIFFFSLGRKILCLGGSSAPCETCGYNLHFQCWETSVGQEFYKLSMFHFLQLLMVFLFLQLPRRILVSRSQWRVVRWLGKEQFQLSQNVLDTVYGQTLVWGGMFYAPLLPLFNLIFIFITFYIRKFSLYQLCDVSQKLFRESTLRILFHFVLLLGLMTVFFPVIYLVTSVRPSHSCGVFTDYNTPWEALQNSTRSAVPPVVLTVLGYMTSDTSAYCLLIALCLMLTSFVCRVRQNEQDVERLKDFLSNQIEDKKFLVQRLREEQDRQKHNAKHQLEADYCD, encoded by the exons ATGACTGAGGAACATTCTGGGACGTGGAATTCATCAGACACATGGTGGTGGTCAAAGGCCAAGTATAGTGACCTTCGGGATATGCCTTTACCCATGAAAGATAAGCGCAGACTGAG GGAGCTAAGACAGACCAGAGACAACAGAGATAGTTTCTGGATATTATGGACTCCTAAGCACTGTTTCTGTCTGCGGACAGCCTGGATCAAAGGACTCTATCTCCTGGTAAAGGTTAAATTGTGGCAGAAAACACTAATTGCCATCAGAG GGAGGTTTGGCTCCAGCATTAGCTCCTATTTCTCATTTCTTCGTCTCTTGCTGTTGTTGAACTTTGCATCCCTCATCCTTACCACTGGATTTGTCATCTTCCCCATTATGTTTCTCAACCAGTCTGAACACAGACAGGGCTATTTTG TATCTTGTGGAAACTCCTCAACCTCTCAGAAACAAAGTGCTGTGCTCGACATATTCACAGGAGAA GGCATAATGGAACACACTTTTCTTTTCTATGGACATTACACTGACATGACAGTACAAGGCTCCTGGTTCAATATCCGTCTTGCCTACCTGCTTACTCCCCTTATTTTCCTGCTGATCTGCGGCCTTGGCCTCTTGCAGTG CCTAATAAAAGGTATAACGCAAAGGCGGGTGCGGAGTCGGGACTACAAGACCCCCATCAGCAGCAAGGTGTTTTCAGGTTGGGATTTCTGCGTGCGAGGGTCAGGGACATCTATCCTGAAGCAACAGAGCCTCAGCAATGACCTCAAG TCTGACCTGGCAGAGAAACGCTGGTATTGGGAGATCGCTGAGCAGTCTCTGGGTAAAAGGGTGCGTGTTATTATCCTTAGTGTAATTCTGAACTGCATTATCCTGGCATTGATTGGTGGAAGCTTCTATTCCATTTACCTGGCGACTGGCATATCACAAGATTATCAAGAG AGACCAGCAGGGCCAGCCCTCAGCTTGGTGATACAGTATCTTGTCCCTATTGTCATCTCCCTGGTCCTACTGATCCTGCCACATCTTTTCATGCTTCTTGTGAGATTTGAGGGTATGTCGCCTAGAGCGGAGATAACCCTAACTTTGATCAG GTGTGTGTTCCTCAGGCTTGGTGTCTTGGTGATTTTCTTCTTTTCTCTGGGAAGGAAGATTCTGTGTTTGGGGGGTTCCAGTGCACCTTGTGAGACCTGCGGCTACAATTTACATTTTCAG TGCTGGGAAACATCAGTGGGACAAGAGTTCTACAAGTTGTCCATGTTCCACTTTCTTCAACTGCTAATGGTGTTCTTATTCCTGCAACTGCCCCGCAG AATCCTGGTTTCCAGGTCCCAGTGGCGTGTGGTTCGCTGGCTTGGCAAGGAACAGTTCCAACTTTCCCAGAATGTGCTGGACACCGTGTATGGTCAGACCTTGGTGTGGGGTGGGATGTTCTATGCCCCCCTCCTGCCTCTCTTCAACCTCATCTTCATTTTCATCACTTTCTATATTAGAAAG TTTTCCCTGTATCAGCTGTGTGATGTCTCCCAGAAATTATTTCGCGAATCAACTTTGAGGATCTTGTTTCACTTTGTCCTGCTGCTGGGTCTGATGACAGTCTTTTTCCCTGTGATATATCTAGTGACAAG TGTTCGCCCATCTCATTCCTGTGGCGTATTTACTGACTACAACACTCCGTGGGAGGCTCTACAGAACAGTACTCGctcagcagtgccccctgtagtactgaCAGTCCTTGGTTACATGACATCAGATACCAGTGCTTATTGCCTACTCATTGCCCTTTG TCTCATGCTCACTTCCTTTGTCTGCCGAGTCCGACAGAATGAACAAGATGTGGAGAGGCTGAAAGACTTCTTGTCAAAT CAAATAGAAGATAAAAAATTTCTGGTACAAAGGCTGAGAGAGGAACAGGACCGTCAGAAGCATAATGCAAAGCATCAGCTAGAAGCTGACTACTGTGATTAA